Proteins from a single region of Campylobacter sputorum:
- the dnaG gene encoding DNA primase encodes MYNFSMIDPNSIEQLKLRIDIADIIGHYIPLKRVGHNCTCLCPFHDDKNPSMSISSDKGLFHCFSCGAGGDAIKFVMDYEKLSYPEAVEKIASISNFALNYIKTQNDIKKPDKKILDIVNAYYRSLIFQNKFALNYLYDRGLNDAMIEKFEVGFAPDSNSTIRLLQNEEIDQNDALDVGIIKQNQNGLYASFISRVTFPIRNHAGNLVGFGGRTLAKDNPAKYVNSPQSKIFDKSTLLYGYDKAKTSIYEKKQMIIVEGYMDVIMLHKAGFTNAVAVLGTALTQKHIPLIKRGDIKVILSFDGDNAGINAAIKSSALLVQNGIEGSVVIIENGEDPADMVKERKIDRLKELFDNGMELGQFYIKMISKKYDITSPIQKQKAYDEISEFLRSLPKVMAMSYEGVVSEVLNLDNFRLNYRYAKKESKPEIKFKNKDYLELSILKSAMSFSNLKRILVELCEKSYFRVHKKEYGAVVYGAKNEEDEGVLRELDFDESVEIYKNEDTFLQAIKMLKIKYYEGMLEAMKNANIENKLEKIEKINSKIMKLKGLK; translated from the coding sequence ATGTATAATTTTTCCATGATAGATCCTAATTCAATCGAACAATTAAAACTTAGAATCGACATTGCTGACATTATCGGTCATTATATACCACTTAAAAGAGTAGGACATAATTGCACTTGTTTGTGCCCTTTTCATGATGATAAAAATCCAAGTATGAGTATAAGTAGCGACAAAGGGCTTTTTCACTGCTTTTCGTGTGGTGCTGGAGGGGATGCGATAAAGTTTGTAATGGATTACGAGAAGCTTAGTTATCCAGAGGCTGTTGAAAAAATAGCTAGTATTTCAAATTTCGCACTTAATTATATAAAAACACAAAATGATATCAAAAAACCAGATAAAAAGATACTTGATATCGTAAATGCATATTATAGAAGTCTTATCTTTCAAAATAAATTTGCACTAAATTATCTTTATGATAGAGGACTTAATGATGCTATGATAGAGAAATTTGAGGTTGGTTTTGCACCTGATTCAAACTCAACTATAAGGCTTTTGCAAAATGAAGAAATAGATCAAAACGATGCGCTTGATGTAGGCATTATAAAACAAAATCAAAATGGGCTTTATGCTAGTTTTATATCAAGAGTTACTTTTCCTATACGCAATCATGCTGGAAATTTAGTTGGCTTTGGCGGTAGAACTCTGGCAAAAGATAATCCAGCAAAGTATGTAAATAGCCCACAAAGTAAAATTTTTGATAAATCCACTTTATTGTATGGATATGACAAGGCAAAAACCAGCATTTATGAAAAAAAGCAGATGATAATTGTTGAAGGATATATGGATGTTATTATGCTTCATAAAGCTGGTTTTACAAATGCAGTTGCCGTACTTGGAACAGCTTTAACCCAAAAACACATACCGCTTATAAAAAGAGGCGATATAAAAGTAATCCTTAGTTTTGATGGCGATAATGCTGGTATAAATGCTGCCATAAAAAGCTCAGCACTTTTAGTACAAAATGGGATAGAAGGAAGTGTTGTTATCATAGAAAATGGCGAAGATCCAGCCGATATGGTAAAAGAACGCAAGATAGATAGATTAAAAGAGCTTTTTGATAACGGAATGGAGCTAGGGCAGTTTTACATAAAAATGATTTCTAAAAAATACGATATAACAAGTCCTATTCAAAAACAAAAAGCCTATGATGAGATAAGTGAGTTTTTAAGATCTCTGCCAAAGGTTATGGCTATGTCTTATGAGGGTGTTGTGAGCGAAGTGTTAAATTTAGATAATTTTAGATTAAACTATCGCTACGCAAAAAAAGAATCAAAGCCTGAGATTAAATTTAAAAATAAAGATTATTTAGAACTTAGTATTTTAAAAAGTGCAATGAGTTTTTCAAATTTAAAACGCATTTTGGTTGAACTTTGTGAGAAAAGTTATTTTAGAGTTCATAAAAAAGAGTATGGAGCTGTTGTTTATGGTGCAAAAAATGAAGAAGATGAAGGCGTATTAAGGGAACTTGATTTTGATGAGAGCGTGGAAATTTATAAAAACGAAGATACATTTTTGCAAGCTATAAAAATGTTAAAGATAAAATATTACGAGGGTATGTTAGAAGCTATGAAAAATGCAAATATAGAAAATAAACTTGAAAAGATAGAAAAAATAAACTCAAAAATTATGAAGTTAAAAGGCTTAAAATGA
- a CDS encoding tetratricopeptide repeat protein, whose product MENFFIEYRDPIFGLIVLIGIFFLIAFFSYIWGILGTKDDKKKIQNFIKKFESTPGLNDEHKKLLFDIDLDAHSFAVLAQTFAKSGSFEKAIVIYLVAIEKNSKKQEKIELLVELGKVYFKAGFLQRAEDVFLDTLKLKPRNKEALTYLMLIYESFKKFDKAMEVLDALEEQGANVDKNKIYIQINEIIAQKIPLEEKIEKILNFDDVYEISKRICIELLLKNGKKLSEFKNFPSIDGVIDILWHDNEIVNLQDEEYKALYFAKGMINKQAKSKFFEINAIGILRQNNYNCADISFSYMCKNCKNSLPMHFYRCPICHSLDGVNISMNITKSYNENSETF is encoded by the coding sequence TTGGAAAATTTTTTTATAGAGTATCGTGATCCTATTTTTGGACTTATAGTCTTGATTGGAATCTTTTTCTTGATAGCATTTTTTAGCTATATTTGGGGGATTTTAGGCACAAAAGATGACAAAAAAAAGATACAAAATTTCATAAAAAAATTTGAAAGCACGCCGGGTTTAAACGATGAGCATAAAAAATTGCTTTTTGATATAGATTTAGACGCACACTCATTTGCAGTTTTAGCTCAAACTTTCGCAAAAAGTGGAAGCTTTGAAAAAGCTATCGTGATATATCTTGTTGCGATTGAAAAAAATAGTAAAAAACAAGAAAAAATAGAGCTTTTAGTAGAGCTTGGAAAAGTTTATTTTAAAGCTGGTTTTTTACAAAGAGCTGAAGATGTTTTTTTAGACACTTTAAAACTAAAACCTAGAAATAAAGAGGCGCTAACATACCTAATGCTAATATATGAAAGTTTTAAAAAATTTGATAAAGCGATGGAAGTTTTAGATGCATTAGAAGAACAAGGTGCAAATGTAGATAAAAACAAAATTTATATACAGATAAATGAGATAATAGCCCAAAAAATACCTCTTGAAGAAAAAATAGAAAAGATTTTAAATTTCGATGATGTATATGAAATTTCAAAAAGAATATGCATAGAACTTTTGCTTAAAAATGGCAAAAAACTGAGTGAATTTAAAAATTTTCCAAGCATAGATGGAGTTATAGACATACTTTGGCATGATAATGAAATCGTAAATTTACAAGATGAAGAGTATAAGGCTTTGTATTTCGCAAAAGGTATGATAAATAAACAAGCTAAAAGTAAATTTTTTGAAATTAACGCCATTGGAATTTTGAGGCAAAATAATTACAATTGCGCCGATATAAGTTTTTCATATATGTGTAAAAACTGCAAAAATTCGCTTCCAATGCATTTTTACAGATGTCCGATATGCCATAGTTTAGATGGTGTAAATATAAGTATGAATATAACAAAGAGTTATAATGAAAATAGTGAAACTTTTTAG
- a CDS encoding argininosuccinate synthase domain-containing protein, which produces MRALALFSGGLDSMLAIKLITLQGLEVTALYMDNGFGATSEHFKILRHRAASVGADFEVIDMQERYLQDVLFNPKFGYGKWFNPCIDCHGYMFKTALNLLDKFSANFVISGEVLGQRPMSQRREAMNSVARLSGDEENLILRPLCAKLLSPTKPENMGWVDRELLLDISGRSRDKQLELVKKFDIKEYASPAGGCLLTLEHFSNKIKDMLNYGEKLETSDISFLRYGRHLRLKGGAKMIVGRDEKENEILSSLKNTKFENIDISPNIGAYSLISKNSSYQDKLLASKIAITYAKTDPNSIYDVFIGSEKFQISPFEDKALISKYLIR; this is translated from the coding sequence ATGAGAGCTTTAGCACTATTTAGCGGAGGGCTTGATAGTATGCTTGCTATAAAGCTGATAACTTTGCAAGGATTAGAAGTAACTGCACTTTATATGGATAATGGATTTGGTGCAACAAGTGAGCATTTTAAAATTTTAAGACATAGAGCAGCAAGTGTGGGTGCTGATTTTGAAGTTATTGATATGCAAGAGAGATATCTACAAGATGTTTTGTTTAATCCTAAATTTGGTTATGGAAAGTGGTTTAATCCTTGTATAGATTGTCATGGATATATGTTTAAAACAGCACTAAATTTGCTTGATAAATTTAGTGCAAATTTTGTCATAAGTGGCGAAGTTTTAGGTCAAAGACCGATGAGCCAAAGAAGAGAAGCTATGAATAGTGTTGCTAGACTTAGTGGAGATGAAGAAAATCTCATACTTCGCCCACTTTGTGCCAAGCTTTTAAGTCCAACAAAACCCGAAAATATGGGCTGGGTAGATAGAGAGTTGCTGCTTGATATAAGCGGAAGAAGTAGAGATAAGCAGTTAGAGCTTGTAAAGAAATTTGATATCAAAGAGTATGCAAGCCCAGCTGGTGGGTGTTTGCTTACATTAGAGCATTTTTCAAATAAGATAAAAGATATGTTAAATTACGGCGAAAAACTTGAAACTTCTGATATATCTTTTTTACGATACGGCAGACATTTAAGGCTTAAAGGTGGAGCTAAAATGATAGTGGGAAGAGATGAAAAAGAAAATGAAATACTAAGTTCTTTAAAAAACACTAAATTTGAAAATATCGACATAAGTCCAAACATAGGTGCATATAGCCTCATAAGTAAAAACTCTTCATATCAAGATAAACTTCTAGCTTCAAAAATAGCCATAACATACGCAAAAACGGATCCAAATTCAATATATGATGTTTTTATAGGCAGTGAAAAATTTCAAATTTCACCTTTTGAAGATAAAGCTTTGATATCAAAATACTTAATAAGGTAG
- the rnhA gene encoding ribonuclease HI yields the protein MKIVKLFSDGSCLGNPGVGGWAYILEYNEYQKKDSGASEKTTNNQMELTAAIMGIKALKEPCKIELFTDSSYVANAINSWLNNWIKKDFKKVQNIELWKEYIKVSSIHSIKAFWVKGHSGHKQNEECDKMARDAANKLKNG from the coding sequence ATGAAAATAGTGAAACTTTTTAGCGATGGGAGTTGCCTTGGAAATCCAGGAGTTGGGGGCTGGGCTTATATACTAGAGTATAATGAATACCAAAAAAAAGATAGTGGTGCAAGTGAAAAAACAACGAATAATCAAATGGAATTAACAGCTGCTATAATGGGTATAAAAGCACTAAAAGAGCCTTGCAAAATAGAGCTTTTCACAGATAGTTCTTATGTAGCAAATGCAATAAATTCTTGGCTTAACAACTGGATAAAAAAAGATTTTAAAAAGGTGCAAAATATTGAGCTTTGGAAAGAGTATATAAAGGTAAGCTCAATACACAGCATAAAGGCATTTTGGGTTAAAGGACATAGCGGTCATAAACAAAATGAAGAGTGTGATAAAATGGCAAGAGATGCGGCAAATAAATTAAAAAATGGATAG
- the miaA gene encoding tRNA (adenosine(37)-N6)-dimethylallyltransferase MiaA, giving the protein MLELAIIGTTASGKSDLAIELALRYNAVILSLDSLCLYKEINIASAKPSLDELNLVLHFGINLVYPDEYFSVGEFIKEYQKASDYAKKHSKNLIITGGSGFYLNAMLKGLAPKFDDITIDISDDEIWELACKFDTNFVNKFSKNDKFRLHKWYQIYKTTSQIPSKYLKENRQEPIIKNIKIFEIQVPKELLNKKINIRTQKMLNMGLIDEAKYLSKKYGTHHKSLNCIGLKETFSYLRDEISKQNLIELINTHTIQLAKRQRTFNKSQFIINKFSSSIDEVKLALSSYLSKQYT; this is encoded by the coding sequence ATCTTGGAATTAGCTATCATAGGAACAACTGCTAGCGGCAAAAGCGATTTAGCTATAGAGTTAGCTTTGAGATATAATGCAGTAATTTTAAGCCTTGATTCTCTTTGTTTGTATAAAGAGATAAATATCGCCTCAGCAAAGCCAAGTTTAGATGAGTTAAACTTGGTTTTACATTTTGGTATAAATTTGGTATATCCAGATGAGTATTTTAGCGTTGGAGAGTTTATAAAAGAGTATCAAAAAGCAAGCGATTATGCTAAAAAGCACTCCAAAAATCTTATAATAACAGGCGGAAGCGGATTTTATTTAAATGCCATGTTAAAAGGACTTGCACCTAAATTTGATGATATTACAATAGATATAAGCGATGATGAAATTTGGGAGTTAGCTTGTAAATTTGATACAAATTTTGTAAATAAATTTAGTAAAAACGATAAATTTAGGCTTCATAAATGGTATCAAATTTACAAAACAACATCTCAAATTCCTAGTAAATATTTAAAAGAAAATAGGCAAGAGCCGATTATAAAAAATATTAAAATATTTGAAATTCAAGTTCCAAAAGAATTATTAAATAAAAAAATAAATATTAGAACTCAAAAAATGTTAAATATGGGTTTGATAGATGAAGCAAAATATCTATCTAAAAAATACGGAACACATCATAAATCCCTTAATTGCATAGGTTTAAAAGAAACATTTAGTTATCTAAGAGATGAAATTTCAAAACAAAATCTTATAGAGCTTATAAATACACATACTATACAACTTGCCAAAAGACAACGAACTTTTAATAAATCACAATTTATTATTAATAAATTCTCCTCCTCTATAGATGAAGTTAAATTGGCTCTAAGCTCGTATTTATCTAAACAATACACATAG
- a CDS encoding Sua5/YciO/YrdC/YwlC family protein codes for MIYLAQTDTTAGFLSKNLKELNKIKNRNKNQPCLITVSKLKELNKLTRIPDKFKNLVRKAKKTTFLYPNKKAIRVVKNSPHSKFLDEHGWMYSTSANLHGEKFDLNYAKSVCDIVVDNEFFEDLPSKIYKISNTNIKKIR; via the coding sequence ATGATATATTTAGCACAAACAGATACAACTGCAGGTTTTTTAAGCAAAAATCTAAAAGAACTTAATAAAATAAAAAATAGAAACAAAAATCAACCTTGTTTAATCACAGTTTCTAAGCTTAAAGAGCTTAATAAACTTACTAGAATACCTGATAAATTTAAAAATTTAGTAAGAAAAGCAAAAAAAACCACATTTTTATATCCAAATAAAAAAGCCATTAGAGTGGTTAAAAATTCTCCTCATAGCAAATTTTTAGATGAACATGGCTGGATGTATTCAACTTCAGCAAATTTACACGGAGAAAAATTTGATTTAAATTATGCAAAAAGTGTGTGTGATATTGTAGTAGATAATGAATTTTTTGAAGACTTACCATCAAAAATATATAAAATTTCAAATACAAATATCAAAAAAATTAGATAA
- a CDS encoding cytochrome C: MKLNSAGYPEKDGNTPRTLDDYVRGADKFMDLLIDKHPMFKYEKDGRLVGKYTISDRMEEFVEINSGPKYAEKVGLEHAAVTYRLGMESILDFPNKFVGPKKCGECHPAQYTQWARSRHAKVVRFPDELEEVGGDPKKKMYNSPSSILPLGIEANDVYAVIGTPRTKYGFIDRWLVRGTYHVQDGNLSDLSGKMVAGGNQFSRLWSENITPDMAKKIAEFSPGFPTKMEEFAHSRSTVWGTNSYGSKYAETMMFQPASSYCEVCHSFKFDFKSTEEFYNAIGNVEELRKHTISKGISCEECHGAGAHLYGARGAGMPSNCERCHQRFAYHADEAEPNPRKPFNVYFKSSCPSCGTEGSQMYSSAHYDKGMRCNTCHDPHEVTANDWKDGYTRTGLKKTCQDCHETQASFFKQGGIHAKDNCTGCHMPNMMSCENFAAVQNPDKAGFDNVRASHIWNIKVDKTAKSINPPAGKPRDPLKVKGWRFERDENGRFFVDLMWSCGRTSFSDPDLMAGPNASGCHSAVQSTLPKDLHFTDQEKIYDVVMKWQTPIKTGFAEISDGIKKIDKAMANSSLSTEKKVKVITLTKQAQEILEKLQKDGSWGVHGPAYSKKIVDEALVYIKQAQNILDGKK, from the coding sequence ATGAAGTTAAATAGTGCTGGATATCCAGAAAAAGATGGTAATACACCTAGAACATTAGATGATTATGTCCGTGGTGCCGATAAATTTATGGATTTACTCATTGATAAACACCCAATGTTTAAATACGAAAAAGATGGTCGCTTGGTTGGAAAATATACAATTAGCGATAGAATGGAAGAATTTGTCGAGATTAATAGTGGTCCAAAATATGCTGAAAAAGTTGGTTTGGAGCATGCTGCTGTAACTTACAGACTTGGTATGGAATCAATATTAGATTTTCCTAATAAATTTGTAGGTCCTAAAAAATGTGGCGAGTGTCACCCTGCTCAATATACACAATGGGCTAGATCAAGACACGCAAAAGTTGTTAGATTTCCAGATGAATTAGAAGAAGTTGGCGGAGATCCTAAAAAGAAAATGTATAATTCTCCTTCTAGTATTTTGCCTTTGGGTATAGAAGCTAACGATGTTTATGCTGTTATTGGAACACCTAGAACAAAATATGGTTTTATAGATAGATGGTTAGTTCGTGGAACTTATCATGTTCAAGATGGAAATTTAAGCGATTTAAGCGGTAAAATGGTTGCTGGAGGTAATCAGTTCTCAAGACTTTGGTCAGAAAACATAACCCCTGATATGGCTAAAAAAATAGCTGAATTTTCACCAGGTTTCCCAACAAAAATGGAAGAGTTTGCTCACTCAAGATCAACTGTTTGGGGAACAAACTCATATGGTTCAAAATATGCTGAAACTATGATGTTCCAACCTGCAAGTTCGTATTGTGAAGTTTGTCATAGTTTTAAATTTGATTTTAAATCAACTGAAGAATTTTACAATGCAATCGGAAATGTTGAAGAACTTAGAAAACACACGATATCAAAAGGTATAAGCTGTGAAGAGTGTCATGGTGCTGGTGCTCACTTATATGGTGCAAGAGGTGCTGGAATGCCATCAAATTGTGAAAGATGTCACCAAAGATTTGCATACCATGCAGATGAAGCAGAGCCAAATCCTAGAAAACCATTCAATGTTTATTTCAAATCAAGTTGCCCATCTTGTGGAACAGAGGGTTCTCAAATGTATAGTTCAGCTCACTACGATAAAGGTATGAGATGTAACACTTGCCACGATCCACATGAAGTTACAGCAAATGACTGGAAAGATGGATATACAAGAACAGGTCTTAAGAAAACTTGTCAAGATTGTCATGAAACACAAGCTAGTTTCTTTAAACAAGGCGGAATTCATGCAAAAGATAATTGTACAGGTTGCCATATGCCAAATATGATGAGTTGTGAAAACTTTGCAGCAGTTCAAAATCCTGATAAAGCTGGATTTGATAATGTTAGAGCAAGTCACATATGGAATATAAAAGTTGATAAAACAGCTAAATCAATCAATCCTCCAGCAGGAAAACCAAGAGATCCTCTAAAAGTTAAGGGATGGAGATTTGAAAGAGATGAAAATGGTAGATTCTTTGTTGACTTGATGTGGAGTTGCGGTAGAACAAGCTTTAGCGATCCTGATCTTATGGCTGGACCAAATGCTAGTGGATGCCATAGTGCTGTTCAATCAACATTACCAAAAGATTTACACTTTACAGATCAAGAGAAAATTTATGATGTTGTAATGAAATGGCAAACACCTATAAAAACTGGTTTTGCTGAAATTAGCGATGGTATCAAGAAAATAGATAAGGCTATGGCTAATTCAAGTCTTTCAACAGAGAAAAAAGTTAAAGTTATAACTTTAACTAAACAAGCTCAAGAAATTTTAGAAAAACTTCAAAAAGATGGATCATGGGGTGTTCATGGACCTGCTTACTCTAAGAAAATAGTTGATGAGGCTTTAGTTTACATAAAACAAGCTCAGAACATTTTAGACGGCAAGAAATAA
- a CDS encoding pirin family protein codes for MHLVRVLGNKTYDDFDPILMLDSFDTKNYDDYKGGFPLHPHRGIETISYIYQGAMEHGDSLGNKDMISNGEVQWMCAGSGIMHEEILPKSNRMLGVQLWLNLPKNDKMTTPNYKAIKNSEIKEIDIKGGKIRLLAGKFGSQSGYLSKHLPLDYYDIHLKSGESFSLDVENNASIMLFTLIGEIEISNQIYTEKTAIKLSNGNKVEFSAKTDTQVLFISSIRLDEQIAWGGPIVMNTKEELYEAFRDLDNNTFVKEKIEGF; via the coding sequence GTGCATTTAGTAAGAGTTTTAGGAAATAAAACTTATGATGATTTTGACCCTATTTTAATGCTTGATTCATTTGATACAAAAAATTATGATGATTATAAAGGCGGTTTTCCTCTTCATCCACACAGAGGCATTGAAACAATAAGTTACATTTATCAAGGTGCTATGGAACACGGTGATTCTCTTGGAAATAAAGATATGATAAGCAATGGAGAAGTTCAGTGGATGTGTGCAGGCTCTGGCATAATGCATGAAGAAATACTGCCAAAAAGCAATAGAATGCTAGGAGTGCAGTTGTGGCTAAATTTGCCAAAAAACGACAAAATGACAACACCAAATTATAAAGCTATAAAAAACAGTGAAATCAAAGAAATAGATATAAAAGGTGGAAAAATAAGACTATTGGCTGGTAAATTTGGAAGCCAAAGCGGATACCTTAGCAAACATCTTCCGCTTGATTATTATGATATTCATCTAAAAAGTGGAGAAAGTTTTAGTTTAGATGTAGAAAATAATGCCTCAATAATGCTATTTACGCTGATTGGAGAAATAGAAATATCAAATCAAATTTATACAGAAAAAACAGCCATAAAACTAAGTAATGGAAATAAAGTAGAATTTAGTGCAAAAACCGATACGCAAGTTTTATTTATATCATCAATTAGACTTGATGAACAAATCGCTTGGGGTGGTCCAATTGTAATGAATACAAAAGAAGAGCTTTATGAAGCTTTTAGAGATCTTGATAACAATACATTTGTAAAAGAAAAGATAGAGGGGTTTTAA
- a CDS encoding cysteine hydrolase family protein, with amino-acid sequence MKKLLVVVDFQNDFVDGALGFDGAKNLENIIENKIIEFKSNSYDIVFTLDTHKNNYLQSEEGKKLPIPHVIKGTKGHEIYGKIKKYATDYPCLEKYTFGSDKLMEFIKSKPFYDEIELCGLVSSICVISNAIIAKAASPNSHIAIDAKATDSYDKTMQEKCFDILEHLHVEIRNR; translated from the coding sequence ATGAAAAAACTTCTCGTTGTTGTGGATTTTCAAAATGACTTTGTTGATGGGGCACTTGGTTTTGATGGTGCTAAAAATTTAGAAAACATTATAGAAAACAAAATTATAGAATTTAAAAGCAACTCTTATGATATAGTTTTTACTCTTGATACTCACAAAAACAATTATTTACAAAGCGAAGAAGGTAAAAAATTACCAATTCCTCATGTAATCAAAGGCACAAAAGGACATGAAATTTATGGTAAGATAAAAAAGTATGCTACAGATTATCCGTGCTTAGAAAAATACACCTTTGGGTCTGATAAGCTAATGGAATTTATAAAAAGTAAGCCATTTTATGATGAGATAGAGCTTTGTGGATTAGTTAGTTCAATATGCGTAATCTCAAATGCAATTATAGCTAAAGCCGCAAGCCCAAATTCTCACATAGCAATAGACGCGAAAGCAACAGATTCCTATGATAAAACTATGCAAGAAAAGTGCTTTGATATTTTAGAACATTTACATGTCGAGATAAGAAATAGATAA
- a CDS encoding rhodanese-like domain-containing protein, with protein MYKLYTRFIALFFVLGLSVSLFASAPGDFNLGVEGATSINMKQAEELLGNKDVYFVDTNPQSVYENAHIKDAIFLDYVNAKNILVSLPKDKNAKLVFYCMNRYSHISSMAAKEALDAGYKNVYIMIEGIEGWILSGRKIEKTDFSGKKKEKLTDKKVESYKDGVHGELRFGDMPSCRDCHSSKAIMLASKERKEELFRDKDFVNNNCVSCHKGIGKTFEGSVHSKKIVREKGFNKELPNCSDCHSVHTTDAKGHKTTYKQLSDFKCGSCHEKEQMHYHETFHGKAMLLNSPTKAPTVAACFDCHGTHNIFKVDDPKSTLFKGQNRIDTCKECHAGSNINFSEFVAHADHKDKDNYPVLYYSYVFMTGLVIAVFGFFGLHTLLWSVRLIMARINNPEKWKAAKEKSHNDKVKISRFSTMHRIQHFFVAASFLGLAFSGLPQKFYTASWAQDMIDLMGGPIMATKIHHISAIIMIACFLLNIVEICVNSWKKRDKVRDPKTGKISFRLCMRALFGPDSLMPNMQDFRDMRDHFKWFMGKGPRPQFDRWTYWEKFDYLAVFWGMFIIGFSGLVLWFPTAFTSFLPGWTLNLSTLVHSDEALLATGFIFAVHFFNTHFRADRFPMDMVIFSGHITEEELKQERSVWYDRLVKSGRLEELKIMNSKFSSYSTIAKLVGFAMLITGLVFLFLIIYAYFEMIFG; from the coding sequence ATGTATAAATTATATACTCGTTTTATAGCTCTTTTTTTTGTTCTAGGCTTGTCTGTATCTCTTTTTGCATCAGCTCCTGGTGATTTTAATCTAGGAGTAGAGGGAGCTACATCTATAAATATGAAACAAGCAGAAGAATTGCTTGGTAACAAAGATGTATATTTTGTAGATACCAATCCCCAATCAGTGTATGAAAATGCTCATATAAAAGATGCAATATTTTTAGATTATGTAAATGCTAAAAATATATTAGTTTCTTTGCCTAAAGATAAAAATGCTAAATTAGTCTTTTATTGTATGAATAGATATTCTCATATTAGTTCAATGGCTGCAAAAGAAGCTCTTGATGCTGGATATAAAAATGTCTATATAATGATTGAAGGAATTGAAGGCTGGATACTTTCAGGTAGAAAAATAGAAAAAACAGATTTTTCTGGAAAAAAGAAAGAAAAACTAACGGATAAAAAAGTTGAAAGTTATAAAGATGGGGTGCATGGTGAATTAAGATTTGGAGATATGCCTTCTTGTAGAGATTGCCATAGTTCAAAGGCAATAATGCTTGCTAGTAAAGAGCGAAAAGAAGAGCTTTTTAGGGATAAAGACTTTGTAAATAACAACTGTGTATCTTGTCACAAAGGCATAGGTAAAACATTTGAAGGTAGTGTTCATAGCAAAAAGATAGTTAGAGAAAAAGGCTTTAACAAAGAGTTGCCAAACTGTTCTGATTGTCACTCTGTACATACAACAGATGCAAAAGGCCATAAAACTACTTATAAACAACTTAGTGATTTTAAATGCGGTTCTTGTCATGAAAAAGAGCAAATGCACTATCATGAAACATTCCATGGTAAAGCAATGCTTTTAAATTCACCTACAAAAGCACCGACAGTTGCTGCTTGTTTTGATTGTCATGGAACTCATAATATATTTAAGGTTGATGATCCTAAATCTACATTATTTAAAGGTCAAAATCGTATAGATACTTGTAAAGAGTGTCATGCCGGCTCAAATATCAATTTTTCAGAGTTTGTAGCACATGCTGATCATAAAGATAAAGATAATTATCCAGTTCTTTATTATTCGTATGTGTTTATGACAGGGCTAGTTATAGCTGTATTTGGTTTCTTTGGTTTGCATACTTTGTTATGGTCAGTTCGCTTGATAATGGCTAGAATAAATAATCCAGAAAAATGGAAAGCAGCTAAAGAAAAATCACATAACGATAAGGTTAAAATTTCTAGATTTAGCACAATGCATAGAATTCAACACTTCTTTGTTGCGGCTAGTTTCTTAGGGCTTGCGTTTTCTGGATTGCCACAAAAATTCTATACAGCTTCTTGGGCTCAGGATATGATAGATTTAATGGGCGGACCTATAATGGCAACTAAGATACACCATATATCTGCTATTATTATGATAGCTTGTTTCTTACTAAATATTGTGGAAATTTGTGTAAATTCTTGGAAAAAACGAGATAAAGTTAGAGATCCTAAAACCGGTAAAATTAGCTTTAGATTGTGTATGAGAGCACTTTTTGGACCAGATTCTTTAATGCCAAATATGCAAGATTTTAGAGATATGAGAGATCATTTTAAATGGTTTATGGGTAAAGGTCCTAGACCTCAGTTTGATAGATGGACATATTGGGAAAAATTCGATTATCTTGCAGTGTTCTGGGGTATGTTTATTATCGGATTTTCTGGTCTTGTGCTTTGGTTCCCAACAGCATTTACATCATTCTTGCCTGGTTGGACGCTAAATTTATCAACACTAGTTCACTCAGATGAAGCATTGCTTGCAACAGGATTTATATTTGCTGTGCATTTCTTTAATACTCACTTTAGAGCAGATAGATTCCCGATGGATATGGTTATATTCTCTGGACATATTACTGAAGAAGAGTTAAAACAAGAAAGAAGCGTATGGTATGATAGGCTTGTTAAATCAGGTAGATTAGAAGAACTTAAGATTATGAATAGCAAATTTAGTAGTTATAGTACAATTGCTAAGTTGGTTGGTTTTGCTATGCTTATAACAGGTCTTGTGTTCTTATTCCTTATCATTTACGCATATTTTGAAATGATATTTGGATAA